GACTAGGCCGGGTCGGCGTCGTCGGCCGGCGTGAAGTCGAGCGCGAGCGAGTTCATGCAGTAGCGGTCGCCGGTCGGCGTGCCGAACCCGTCGGGGAACACGTGCCCGAGGTGCGAACCGCAGGTGGCGCAGCGCACCTCGGTGCGCACCATGCCGAGGGAGGTGTCTTCGAGCAGCTCAACGGCCTCGGGGCGCACCGACTCGTAGAAGCTCGGCCAGCCGCAACCCGAGTCGAACTTCGTGCCGGCCTGAAAGAGCTCAGCCCCGCACGCGCCGCAGGTATAGAGGCCGGCGCGGCTCTCGTCGAGCAGCTCGCCCGTCCAGGCGCGCTCGGTGCCGGCCTGGCGCAGCACCTGGTAGCGCTCTTCGCCGAGCTCAGCCCGCCACTCGTCTTCGGTCTTCTCGACCTGGTACTTGCCGGTGGTCTGCTCGCTCATGGTTCCTCCTGCTCGCCCGACGGGCGGGTTGTCTCACCCCATTAAACTCGGCCCCGTGCCGGAACCTTCCATCGAGCAGAAAACATGGAGTCACATTTCGGCTGACGAGTTCTTCGACATCGCCATGCTGCGCACGGTCGTTTTCTACCTCGAGCAGCAGATCGACGAGCCGGAACTCGACGAGCGCGACCGCGACGAGTCGACGCTGCATGTGTGGATGCGGGACGATCGCGGCGTGGTCAGTTATCTGCGCGTCATCGAGGACGAGCATCCTGACCCCGCTCACGGCGGCGCGCGCCGCCTGATCGGGCGCGTCGTGACGCGGGCGGATGCTCGTGGTCGGGGCCTCGCGCTCCGTCTCGTCGAGCAGGTGATCGCCCAGTTCGGCGACGAGCCGCTCGCCCTGCACGCACAGTCCTACATCCAGCCCCTGTATACGCGAGCCGGCTTCGAGCCGATCGGCGACGAGTATGTGGAGGCGGGCATTCCGCACGTGACGATGGTCCGGCCTCCCAGCGGTCGAACAGGCGACGCGGCGTTGAATTAGAGAGATATGCGCGCATGGCGTATCCTCTTGTTAGGTAAGCCTTACCTAAAGACATGACGCTCTTCTGACTACGGAGTCACCCGGTGCACACCCTTTCCCGCCGGCGGCCGTTTGCCGTCGCGCTCGCGGGGGCCCTCACCTTCGCCCTAGCTCTCACTGTCGCCCCCCACGAGTCGGCGGCCGCCGATACAGCACCGCCGCCCCCGACGGTGTCGGTCTCGAAGACGCAGGGTCTGGACCCTGCCGGTGAGACGATCACGGTGACCGGGTCGGGCTTCGCCCCGAACCCCCCGGCGACCGACGGCGCGCGTCCACCCCTCATGGGTCAGTTTGCCGGCGCTTACGTCGTGATCGGCTCGGTGCTCGACTCGTGGAAGCCGAGCGACGGTGCCGCGTCGTCGGCACGGCAGGTCGCCCAGCAGAAGTGGGTCGTCAACCCCGAAAACGTCGCCACCATCGGTGGACCCAGCGCGGGCGCCGTGGCGATTGACCCCGATGGCTCGTTCCGGATCGAGTTCGTGGTGTCGAAGGCCGACGCCCACCGCTTCCCGACGGGCACGTTCGGAGTGTTCACGTTCGCCGGCTCGGGAGCGGTCGTGCCCGCATTCGAGACGTTCACCGCGCTGACTTTTGCCGGCGACGGTTCTGCGGAAAACCCGACACCCAGCCCGACACCCAGACCGACACCCAGTCCGACACCGACGCCGACGCCCGCGCCGTCGACGCCGGCTCCGACGCCGGCCCCGACCACCGGGGCGCCCCGTGACACCGCCACGCCCGGGTCGCTCGTGTGGGGCGTGAAGCAGTCGTTCCGTGAGTACATGACGAGCACGATTGCCCGCGGGTCGATCACCGCGACTGGCGTCGGCCAGCAGGGCGCCGCCCTTGTGTTCCCGCAGGTGGGACCATCGCTGACGGGTACCACGGGCACCGTCGCGTACTCGGGTCAGGTGCGCTACCTCGGTCACAGCGGCCTGCTCGACGTGACCCTGCGCGATCCGCGAGTCACGATCGAATCAGCGAGTCGCGCATCCCTGTCGGTCAGCGTCAACGGCAGCCCT
The sequence above is a segment of the Microcella alkaliphila genome. Coding sequences within it:
- a CDS encoding GNAT family N-acetyltransferase, producing MPEPSIEQKTWSHISADEFFDIAMLRTVVFYLEQQIDEPELDERDRDESTLHVWMRDDRGVVSYLRVIEDEHPDPAHGGARRLIGRVVTRADARGRGLALRLVEQVIAQFGDEPLALHAQSYIQPLYTRAGFEPIGDEYVEAGIPHVTMVRPPSGRTGDAALN
- the msrB gene encoding peptide-methionine (R)-S-oxide reductase MsrB, giving the protein MSEQTTGKYQVEKTEDEWRAELGEERYQVLRQAGTERAWTGELLDESRAGLYTCGACGAELFQAGTKFDSGCGWPSFYESVRPEAVELLEDTSLGMVRTEVRCATCGSHLGHVFPDGFGTPTGDRYCMNSLALDFTPADDADPA